The Linepithema humile isolate Giens D197 chromosome 7, Lhum_UNIL_v1.0, whole genome shotgun sequence genome has a window encoding:
- the LOC105668377 gene encoding uncharacterized protein, which yields MTHLALFLRRLPLAIVLIATCTTITESSTDRERRHVGTEGSSHRSGKEHASGTSSTKSNNEITAEPGRKVSHHLIGGHLRVDTKSRDGGEPLWDDGILMSAAGNGKEGKNVRGGGGGDDEDEKKTLSQQVKEGKYGLIQNEIYGERPKRPGIISYLGNPEVPKDTIDNLGGLGEEEIWLAENHVLVLRGGNFPEHEQDGQQQTDGGANWPPIDDYKAPQRQVKIPARPRVPPPFPVQLTDGGPVQIIGPNGTAENIGNSTAFDHGADPLYTKGVLPGEDPFFAITPNGTVFAPDLGPPRNVSVEEKSSRGSERKEAKPELQPPAGFPPFYHAIPPGAVFVPPPSNQSDYDEEDQSIYYPPPYSFYYPQDNTTAVPPGPLVPGIILPPPPDFFSALDDKKTTTKKYTKRPETTPSSPKQRPTYLPPRKITTKQYKTSTVLPNSVTKITSSSSITTKTSYDRSTTIKNATSTFAPKRTVEITTKTPGKPHTLENTEKYTISPIIGNQVSEATTQQKGWSTLTSKTIPVLAYYPSTTQPSLERHVEVTPASVKSIITTSQPGRSSSHASYYFYEESTDENSGGTASPPPVYYETTTTKPPSYYSVEASRPQQAEQKKHYYAVETIAPVETPTKDYKVKLIDSIVKNSHTFQYADDAEVTKFQAGPPRDQGQRMLADEAPVFYQPAARPNHVPLQTYYTTPKPQTYYRQSTRPKPIYQYSFQIADYSKRGNQGSLYRREQQPQQQQNAQYSEYQDIKSGNQQYDYEDIEDSPRQPPPRKRVLYKTQHPVYPTSTAYPIVDTTSNPQHAYFTQQDEKLLDDVTKEYFTIFGKKLPDGGSTTPIYGKSSSVTEKPAHGVNAYAPNVYNTGQPVTYKTPNVKVHYGDQSERPFSLKDDTLVNYRRPLPPLEPESEFIEVIAPKPQPQPSPLPSYRLSEGYRVQNQRVQQHNRPTSRYRLPGTIQTTSGHANNFVPLSESREELEEDVGEPASLFEDIDVNYRNPRPPVNPDAEFIDPVTVQDNPNAYFAYRLPGDVGHFYFLTPQAITQRQDQSGGYVYPKPRGPRLRRRPANV from the coding sequence atgaCGCATCTCGCATTATTTCTGCGGAGGCTGCCACTAGCAATAGTACTGATAGCGACATGCACGACGATAACGGAATCGTCGACGGACCGGGAAAGGAGGCACGTCGGCACCGAGGGATCTAGTCACCGATCGGGCAAGGAGCACGCGTCGGGCACGAGCAGCACGAAATCGAACAACGAAATCACCGCGGAACCCGGAAGGAAAGTGTCCCACCATCTGATCGGGGGTCACCTAAGAGTCGATACAAAGAGCCGCGACGGCGGCGAGCCGCTGTGGGACGATGGAATTCTCATGTCGGCGGCCGGCAACGGCAAGGAGGGGAAGAACGttcgcggcggcggcggcggcgacgacgaggacgagaAGAAAACGCTCTCTCAGCAGGTCAAGGAGGGCAAGTACGGCCTCATACAGAACGAGATTTACGGCGAGCGGCCGAAGCGGCCCGGCATCATCAGCTACCTCGGCAATCCCGAGGTGCCGAAGGACACGATTGACAATCTGGGTGGTCTCGGCGAGGAGGAGATCTGGCTGGCCGAGAACCACGTGCTGGTGCTGAGAGGCGGCAACTTTCCCGAGCACGAGCAGGACGGCCAGCAGCAGACCGACGGCGGCGCGAACTGGCCGCCCATCGACGATTACAAGGCGCCCCAGCGGCAGGTCAAAATCCCGGCGCGGCCGCGCGTACCGCCGCCCTTTCCGGTTCAGCTCACGGACGGCGGACCGGTACAGATCATCGGGCCGAACGGCACCGCGGAGAACATCGGTAACAGCACGGCCTTCGACCACGGCGCGGATCCTCTCTACACGAAGGGCGTATTACCGGGGGAGGATCCGTTCTTCGCTATCACTCCGAACGGCACGGTGTTCGCGCCGGATCTCGGCCCGCCGAGAAACGTCTCCGTAGAGGAGAAGTCGTCGAGAGGCAGCGAGCGCAAGGAGGCAAAGCCCGAGCTTCAACCGCCCGCCGGTTTCCCGCCGTTCTACCACGCTATTCCGCCCGGCGCGGTCTTCGTGCCGCCGCCGAGCAATCAGTCGGATTACGACGAGGAGGATCAGTCCATCTACTATCCGCCGCCGTACAGCTTCTATTATCCGCAAGATAACACGACCGCTGTGCCGCCGGGCCCGCTGGTGCCCGGAATCATACTGCCCCCGCCGCCGGACTTCTTCTCCGCTCTGGACGACAAGAAGACCACCACGAAGAAGTACACGAAGCGACCGGAGACTACGCCGTCCTCGCCGAAGCAACGACCGACCTACTTGCCGCCGAGAAAGATCACGACGAAGCAGTACAAGACTTCGACCGTCCTGCCGAACTCGGTGACCAAGATAACGTCCTCCTCGTCGATCACCACGAAGACGTCTTACGATCGTAGCACGACGATCAAGAACGCGACGAGCACGTTTGCGCCTAAGAGAACCGTGGAGATCACGACGAAGACACCTGGTAAACCGCACACTCTCGAGAACACCGAGAAGTACACCATCAGTCCGATAATCGGGAACCAGGTGTCCGAGGCGACGACCCAGCAGAAGGGCTGGTCCACCCTGACCAGCAAAACGATCCCGGTTCTCGCGTATTATCCGTCGACCACGCAGCCGTCGTTGGAACGACACGTAGAGGTGACGCCGGCCTCCGTAAAGAGCATCATCACCACTAGTCAGCCCGGTCGGTCTTCGAGCCACGCGTCCTACTACTTCTACGAGGAGTCCACCGATGAGAACTCGGGCGGCACGGCGAGCCCGCCGCCCGTTTATTACGAAACCACCACCACGAAGCCGCCCTCGTACTACAGCGTCGAGGCGTCGCGACCTCAACAGGCCGAGCAGAAGAAGCATTATTACGCCGTCGAGACGATCGCGCCGGTCGAGACGCCGACGAAGGACTACAAGGTGAAGCTTATCGATAGTATCGTGAAGAATTCGCACACGTTCCAGTACGCCGACGATGCCGAGGTGACGAAATTCCAGGCCGGCCCGCCTCGCGATCAGGGCCAGCGTATGCTGGCCGACGAAGCGCCTGTATTTTATCAGCCCGCCGCGCGCCCGAATCACGTCCCGTTGCAGACGTACTACACGACTCCGAAGCCTCAAACGTACTATCGGCAGAGCACGAGGCCGAAGCCGATTTATCAGTACAGTTTCCAGATAGCGGATTACTCGAAACGCGGCAATCAGGGATCGCTGTATCGCAGAGAGCAGCagccgcagcagcagcagaaCGCGCAGTACAGCGAGTATCAGGACATCAAATCCGGCAATCAGCAGTACGATTATGAGGACATCGAGGACTCGCCGCGGCAGCCGCCGCCGCGGAAGCGCGTGCTGTACAAAACGCAGCATCCGGTTTATCCCACGAGCACCGCCTATCCGATCGTGGACACGACGTCGAATCCGCAGCACGCGTACTTCACGCAACAGGATGAGAAGCTGCTGGACGACGTTACGAAGGAATACTTCACGATCTTCGGCAAGAAACTGCCGGACGGGGGGAGCACGACACCGATCTACGGCAAGTCGAGCAGCGTGACGGAGAAGCCCGCGCACGGCGTGAACGCTTACGCGCCGAACGTCTACAACACCGGTCAGCCGGTGACCTACAAGACGCCCAACGTCAAAGTGCACTACGGCGACCAGTCGGAGCGACCTTTCTCCCTCAAGGACGACACCCTCGTCAACTACCGCAGACCCCTGCCGCCGCTCGAACCGGAGAGCGAGTTCATCGAGGTGATCGCGCCTAAACCTCAGCCGCAGCCGTCGCCGTTGCCAAGCTACAGACTGTCGGAAGGCTACCGAGTGCAGAATCAGAGAGTTCAACAGCACAACAGACCGACCTCTCGCTACAGATTGCCGGGAACGATACAAACGACCAGCGGACACGCTAATAACTTCGTGCCTCTCTCCGAGTCCCGGGAAGAGCTGGAGGAGGACGTTGGGGAACCCGCCTCGCTGTTCGAAGACATAGACGTCAACTACAGGAATCCGCGTCCACCCGTAAACCCCGACGCCGAATTCATCGATCCTGTCACCGTGCAGGACAATCCGAACGCGTACTTCGCGTACCGTTTGCCCGGCGACGTCGGTCACTTTTACTTCCTGACGCCGCAGGCGATCACGCAACGGCAGGATCAGAGCGGTGGATACGTCTATCCGAAGCCGAGGGGACCGCGATTACGGAGACGCCCGGCTAACGTCTGA
- the Polr3C gene encoding DNA-directed RNA polymerase III subunit RPC3 isoform X2, protein MRYFYGKLCLVLLEEHFGSIIQCIGNSLLYGTKTLTAIHHDTRLSLAEIKKGISVLIKFGFVTYQRDNGIEYTLDHNKIIMILRYPRYMFFVKTEYGDEAEIMLEVVLKNGYIAASKTIIETYKRLEHLSSNSTQKPSIPDLKDIFHLLITSKILMRSIFFDTTAESAEKPDYNLPEIDVTAIHSILQGQGADLKDSKIYWKVNFDRLTENLRDQIIISAMKQRFDKNAGKLMTQLINLMHSRTVSWQDTSNPIPYTEIKEKVKMLNFPELEQYLDQYLRLIEDDSSQFIKRVGDSGGGQYVVDMKNAFTKLAWVTLESIVTERFGSKASRIFRLVRDEKDVNLEQIQRLAMISIKDVKFLTYILTQENYIQMQEIRKSGSLTTPSKEPFRFHIELAKIVEMEIEHCCQALYNIIKRRDHETTSNKRMIEKELRVQILSFNMKEHGATEQQLAELAEMMTPSETQQLEKAQNAIKKLGATELQIDETLFLLTMYFRYH, encoded by the exons ATGAGGTACTTTTATGGCAAATTATGTTTAGTATTATTAGAGGAACATTTTGGATCCATCATACAGTGTATAggtaatagtttattatatggAACAAAAACGTTAACTGCAATACACCATGATACACGTCTATCACTGGCAGAg ATAAAGAAAGGAATAAGtgttcttataaaatttggaTTTGTCACCTATCAGCGCGATAACGGAATTGAATATACTTTAGAtcacaacaaaattattatgattctTCGTTATCCAAg ATATATGTTTTTTGTGAAGACTGAATATGGAGATGAAGCTGAAATCATGTTAGAAGTGGTcttaaaaaatggatatattGCAGCATCGAAAACAATAATAGAAACATATAAACGTCTTGAGCATTTATCTTCTAATT ctacTCAGAAACCTTCCATCCCAGatttgaaagatatatttcatttattaatcacGAGTAAAATTTTGATGCGTAGcatattttttgatacaaCAGCGGAAAGTGCAGAAAAACCTGATTACAATTTACCAGAGATTGACGTAACAGCAATTCATAGTATATTACAAGGACAAGGTGCTGATCTGAaagatagtaaaatatattggaAAGTCAATTTTGATCGACTTACTGAAAATCTTAG ggatcaaattattatatcagcCATGAAACAAAGATTCGACAAAAATGCTGGAAAATTAATGACGCAATTGATCAATTTGATGCACTCACGGACTGTATCGTGGCAAGATACATCAAATCCAATTCCATATACTGAGATAAAAGAGAAggtaaaaatgttgaattttccAGAGCTTGAACAGTATCTTGATCAGTACCTGCGGCTTATAGAAGATGATAGTAGTCAATTTATTAAACGAGTTGGTGATTCCGGTGGAGGGCAATACGTTGTGGAcatgaaaaatgcatttacAAAACTAGCATGGGTAACCTTAGAAAGTATCGTAACAGAAAGATTCGGTTCCAAAGCGTCCAGAATTTTTAG ATTAGTGCGTGATGAAAAAGATGTTAATTTGGAGCAAATTCAAAGATTAGCAATGATTTCCATAAAAGATGTGAAATTCTTAACATATATCTTGACACAAGAGAATTACATACAGATGCAAGAGATAAGGAAAAGTGGATCTTTGACGACACCATCGAAGGAACCTTTCCGCTTTCATATCGAATTGGctaaaattgttgaaatggAAATTGAACATTGTTGCCAAGCATTGTACAACATTATAAAAAGGCGAGATCATGAAACAACTAGTAATAAACGCAtgatagaaaaagaattgagaGTACAGATACTCTCATTTAACATGAAGGAACATGGTGCTACAGAACAACAATTGGCtgaa cttgCAGAAATGATGACGCCATCTGAGACTCAACAGCTTGAAAAAGCACAAAATGCAATCAAGAAACTAGGTGCTACGGAGCTGCAAATAgatgaaacattatttttattaactatgtATTTTCGGTATCAttga
- the Polr3C gene encoding DNA-directed RNA polymerase III subunit RPC3 isoform X1: protein MRYFYGKLCLVLLEEHFGSIIQCIGNSLLYGTKTLTAIHHDTRLSLAEIKKGISVLIKFGFVTYQRDNGIEYTLDHNKIIMILRYPRYMFFVKTEYGDEAEIMLEVVLKNGYIAASKTIIETYKRLEHLSSNCKTSNSTQKPSIPDLKDIFHLLITSKILMRSIFFDTTAESAEKPDYNLPEIDVTAIHSILQGQGADLKDSKIYWKVNFDRLTENLRDQIIISAMKQRFDKNAGKLMTQLINLMHSRTVSWQDTSNPIPYTEIKEKVKMLNFPELEQYLDQYLRLIEDDSSQFIKRVGDSGGGQYVVDMKNAFTKLAWVTLESIVTERFGSKASRIFRLVRDEKDVNLEQIQRLAMISIKDVKFLTYILTQENYIQMQEIRKSGSLTTPSKEPFRFHIELAKIVEMEIEHCCQALYNIIKRRDHETTSNKRMIEKELRVQILSFNMKEHGATEQQLAELAEMMTPSETQQLEKAQNAIKKLGATELQIDETLFLLTMYFRYH from the exons ATGAGGTACTTTTATGGCAAATTATGTTTAGTATTATTAGAGGAACATTTTGGATCCATCATACAGTGTATAggtaatagtttattatatggAACAAAAACGTTAACTGCAATACACCATGATACACGTCTATCACTGGCAGAg ATAAAGAAAGGAATAAGtgttcttataaaatttggaTTTGTCACCTATCAGCGCGATAACGGAATTGAATATACTTTAGAtcacaacaaaattattatgattctTCGTTATCCAAg ATATATGTTTTTTGTGAAGACTGAATATGGAGATGAAGCTGAAATCATGTTAGAAGTGGTcttaaaaaatggatatattGCAGCATCGAAAACAATAATAGAAACATATAAACGTCTTGAGCATTTATCTTCTAATTGTAAGACTTCTAATT ctacTCAGAAACCTTCCATCCCAGatttgaaagatatatttcatttattaatcacGAGTAAAATTTTGATGCGTAGcatattttttgatacaaCAGCGGAAAGTGCAGAAAAACCTGATTACAATTTACCAGAGATTGACGTAACAGCAATTCATAGTATATTACAAGGACAAGGTGCTGATCTGAaagatagtaaaatatattggaAAGTCAATTTTGATCGACTTACTGAAAATCTTAG ggatcaaattattatatcagcCATGAAACAAAGATTCGACAAAAATGCTGGAAAATTAATGACGCAATTGATCAATTTGATGCACTCACGGACTGTATCGTGGCAAGATACATCAAATCCAATTCCATATACTGAGATAAAAGAGAAggtaaaaatgttgaattttccAGAGCTTGAACAGTATCTTGATCAGTACCTGCGGCTTATAGAAGATGATAGTAGTCAATTTATTAAACGAGTTGGTGATTCCGGTGGAGGGCAATACGTTGTGGAcatgaaaaatgcatttacAAAACTAGCATGGGTAACCTTAGAAAGTATCGTAACAGAAAGATTCGGTTCCAAAGCGTCCAGAATTTTTAG ATTAGTGCGTGATGAAAAAGATGTTAATTTGGAGCAAATTCAAAGATTAGCAATGATTTCCATAAAAGATGTGAAATTCTTAACATATATCTTGACACAAGAGAATTACATACAGATGCAAGAGATAAGGAAAAGTGGATCTTTGACGACACCATCGAAGGAACCTTTCCGCTTTCATATCGAATTGGctaaaattgttgaaatggAAATTGAACATTGTTGCCAAGCATTGTACAACATTATAAAAAGGCGAGATCATGAAACAACTAGTAATAAACGCAtgatagaaaaagaattgagaGTACAGATACTCTCATTTAACATGAAGGAACATGGTGCTACAGAACAACAATTGGCtgaa cttgCAGAAATGATGACGCCATCTGAGACTCAACAGCTTGAAAAAGCACAAAATGCAATCAAGAAACTAGGTGCTACGGAGCTGCAAATAgatgaaacattatttttattaactatgtATTTTCGGTATCAttga